A part of Sus scrofa isolate TJ Tabasco breed Duroc chromosome 15, Sscrofa11.1, whole genome shotgun sequence genomic DNA contains:
- the LOC100525613 gene encoding 40S ribosomal protein S27-like produces the protein MPLAKDLLHSSPEEEKRKHKKYLVQSPNSYFMDVKCPGCYKITTVFSHAQTVVLYVGCSAVLCQPTGGKARLTEGCSFRRKQR, from the coding sequence ATGCCTCTCGCAAAGGATCTCCTTCATTCCTCTCcagaagaggagaagaggaaacACAAGAAGTACCTGGTGCAGAGCCCCAATTCCTATTTCATGGATGTGAAATGCCCAGGATGCTATAAAATCACCACCGTCTTTAGCCATGCACAAACAGTAGTTTTGTATGTTGGCTGCTCTGCTGTCCTCTGCCAGCCTACAGGAGGAAAAGCAAGGCTTACAGAAGGATGTTCCTTCAGACGGAAGCAGCGCTAA